Proteins encoded in a region of the Lepeophtheirus salmonis chromosome 6, UVic_Lsal_1.4, whole genome shotgun sequence genome:
- the zetaCOP gene encoding coatomer subunit zeta-1 isoform X2, which yields MDGQLLPPTLYSVKGVAILDNDGHRVLAKYYDGSTIKEQKTFEKSLFSKTAKSNSEILMLDGMTILYKSSVDLLFYVMGSCHENELLLMSVLNCLYDSVSQILRKNVEKKSVYENLDVIMLALDEIVDGGIILESDPNAVVSRVSLRSDDIPIGEQTVAQVFQSAKDQFKWSLLK from the exons ATGGACGGACAGCTTTTACCTCCAACACTCTACTCCGTGAAGGGCGTAGCTATCCTAGATAACGACGGCCACCGCGTCCTTGCCAAATACTACGACGGATCCACCATCAAGGAACAAAAAACATTCGAAAAGAGCCTTTTTTCCAAAACAGCCAAGTCCAACTCTGAAATCCTCATGTTGGATGGAATGACCATTCTCTATAAATCCAGTGTTGATCTCCTTTTCTATGTCATGGGCTCTTGTCACGAAAACGAA TTACTATTAATGTCCGTCTTGAATTGCCTCTACGACTCGGTGAGTCAAATACTCCGAAAAAACGTTGAGAAGAAAAGTGTTTATGAGAATCTGGATGTCATTATGCTGGCGTTAGATGAAATTGTGGATGGAGGTATTATTCTTGAGTCGGATCCAAATGCTGTTGTAAGCAGAGTATCTCTCAGATCTGACGACATTCCCATTGGAGAACAAACTGTGGCACAG